The Thioalkalivibrio nitratireducens DSM 14787 DNA segment CGCCGGCGCGGATGATCGGGCGCGCCTGTACCGCCTGCATCAGGCGTTCGGGATCGCCGAGCCACTCGGAACGCTGCAGGCTCGGTTGGCCCCGGGCCGCCGGCGCTGCAGCGGCCGCGCGCGGCGACGCACCCGCAACCGCACCCGAGTTTCCGTCGGCGCGGGGCAGCCGCAGCGTTTCCAGACGACCGTCGCGTTCCAGGATGACCCGGTCGGCATGGATCTGGTGCAGGCGGGCCTGCCCGGCGATCGTATCGCCCACGGTGTACAGGCGCTCCTGGCTTCCTCCCTCGGCAATGATCGCCCAGCCGCGCTCGGGATGGTCGCCTGCCATCAGGCCCAGCAGGCGCAGGCGGAGCCGCGTTTCCGGCGCAACGACCGGTGCCGGGTCCGCCGGTGTACCGAGTTCACCGAACAGCGCCAGCCCGGCGACATGCGCCAGCGGCGATTCGCTCGGTTCGCGATCGGCGGCCGGGCCGGGGTCGGACCGGATTTCGATGCTCACCGGAGGGCGTATTTGCGGTTCGACGATCTGCCAGGTCACCCGGGCGGCTAGCACCCCGATGGCCAGCAGCAGCACGATGCTGACGGTGCGGGGCAACACGGATGCAGACATCGGCAACGCGGCCATTAAGGGCAAGCTCAGTCGGGCGCGCGCCAGCACATGGCGCACACCGGTGCCAGCGCGCTGACAGCGCCCGCCGAGCCGGGACTCAAGTCGAATTCAGGGACCGCTTTCATTCTGCCAATGTAGCATGCGCGGGCTGACGGGCAGCGCTGGCCTGGCTGGAGGGATGGCCCGCCAACAAGGGCTTGGGGACGCGCACACAGGCCGTGCCAAGAATGTGGCAAAGCGTTCACAGCCATCGCAATGCAGCATGGCTGTGCGGGCATGCGCATCGTGCAGCCGGGACGCGCCGCGGTTCACGGGCCGGTCAGGCGCTGTCCGGGACCTCATCCAGCAGCAGGCTCCGGCCCGACATCGCCTTCGGCTGCGGTACGCCCATCAGCGCGAGCACGGTCGGGGCGACATCGGAGAGCCCGCCACCGGTGGTCAGCCGCCAGCGCTTGCCGTCGGTCACCATGCACATCACCGGATAGATGGTGTGCTGGGTGTGTGGTTCGCCGGTAACCGGATCGATGTATTCGTCGCAGTTGCCGTGGTCGGCGGTCAGGATTACCGAGTACTCGTGTTCCCGGGCCGCGTCCAGCACCCGGCCGACCTCGCTGTCCAGCGTTTCGACCGCCTGGATCAGCGGTTCGCGCTTGGCGGTATGGCCCACCATGTCGCCGTTCGCGAAGTTCACCAGCACGAAGCCGTAGCGGCCGCTGGCCATCGCCGCGATGGTCTCGTCGGCGACCTCGCGCGCACTCATCTCCGGCTGCTGGTCGTAGGTGTCCACCGACGGCGACGGCACCATCACCCGGTCCTCGCCAGCATTCGGCTCCTCGCGCCCGCCGTTGAAGAAGAACGTCACGTGCGCGTACTTCTCGGTCTCCGCGCAGTGGAACTGCGGGATCCCGGCATTCGCGATCGTGCCGGCCAGTGTGGTGCCGGGCCGCTCCGGCGGGAACGCGATCGGCGACAGGAACCGCGGCTCGTACTCGGTCAGGCAGGTCGTGGAGACCGGATGGAAATCGCCCCGGTCGAAGCCCGTGCAGCTGTCCATGCCCAGTGCCGCGGTCAGCTGCCGCGGCCGGTCGTTGCGGAAGTTGAACAGCACGCAGACTGCATCGGCGTCCAGCGGCATCGGCTCGCCGACAATCCGCGGCTTGATGAATTCGTCGGTCTCGCCGGCATCGTAGGCCGCCTCGATCGCGGCCCGCGCGCTCTCGGCGGGTTCGCCCTCGGCGAACGCGATCGCACGGAACGCGCGCTCGGTGCGGTCCCAGCGCTTGTCCCGGTCCATCGCGTAATAGCGCCCGCAGACGCTGGCGATGCGGCCGCCGGCCTCCTCAAGGCGCCGTTCCAGCTCCGGCAGGTAGCTCAGCGCCGAGCGCGGCGGGGTGTCGCGGCCGTCGGTGATCATGTGCACGATCGGCTGCACCTCCTGCCGGCGGCAGATCTCGACCAGCGCCAGCAGGTGGCGAATGTGGCTGTGTACGCCACCGTCGGACACCAGGCCGATCAGGTGCAGCGGCTGGTCCTTCGACCGGGCCGCGTTCGCCGCACTGAGCAGCGCGTCGTTGTCGAAAAAGCTGCCGTCGCTGATGGCATCGTCGATGCGTACCAGATCCTGCCGTACGATGCTGCCCGCGCCCAGCGTCAGGTGTCCGACCTCGGAGTTGCCCATCTGCCCCGCCGGTAGCCCGACCGCGCGGCCCGAGGCGTCGAGCGTGGTGTGGGAGTTCGTGGACAGGTACTCGTCCAACCGCGGGGTGTTGGCTTCCGCGAAGGCGTTGTTCACCTTGCTCGGGTTCACGCCAACGCCGTCCATGATGATCAGGATCACCGGGCGCCGGGGAGTGGGACGGGGGTCAGCCATGTCGCATTCGACTCCGTGGAACGAAAGAGTGGCATTTTAGCAATTCTGCATGCACAGATGGTGCCGGCCCGGTAACTTTGTGCATATCGTGGTCGTGGAAGGTCCACGCTTTGGCGTCGGGACATACGGGCGGCCAGATCCGTCGCCCGGCGTGCGTTTCGCCGCGAACCCCGTCCCAGCCCCTGGCAGGGATTGGCGGATGACGGCCTTGGGCTTCTTCCCGTACTCGTCATGCCCGTGCGGACTGGCGGGGCGCCCGCTGCTTCCCGCGCCCGTCCCGGCCGTACGCACCGGGTGTTGCGGCCGCTCATAAGCTTTCGCGGTTATACTGAGCCGCATGAGTTTGCAGCAGCCCCGTGAGTTGCGACGGTCCCCGGCCCATGGCCACCGGCACCCGTGGAACCGCTGTGCGGGGCGCCGCAGGGTGTCGTCATGAACAAGGAGCCCGCGGATCGGCAGGGAGGTGCGGCTATGAACATCGGTGTGGTGGTGGCGGATGCGCGGCCCATCGTGCTCGAAGGGCTGAACGCCCTCATTTCCTCGCAGCCCGACATGAGGGTCGTCGCGCGTTGCGAGCGGGGAGGCGAGGCCCTGGAAGCGATTCGGGAACGCCGTCCCGATATCGCGATCGTCGATCTGGCGCTGCCGGACCAAGACGGGTTGGCGCTTCTGCGCGTCCTCCGGGAGCAGGCGCTGCCGACGCGCTGCGTGCTGTTCGCCGACGCGCTGAACGACGAACAGGCGGTCGAAGCCACGCGCCTGCAGGTAGAGGGGATCGTGCTGAAAGACATGCCCACCCGCTTGCTGCTGCAATGCATCCGCAAGGTGCACGACGGCGGCCGCTGGCTGGAAACGCAGTCGATGACCCGCGTCGTGGACCGGCTGCAGCGCCAGGAGGCGCAGCGCAGCGACCTGCTCGGCCGTTTGTCCCCGCGCGAACTCGACGTGACCCGCCACGTGGTCGCCGGACTCAACAACAAGGACATCGCCGAAGAGCTGTCACTGAGCGTCGGAACGATCAAAATCCACCTGCACAACATCTACGAAAAGCTGGGCATCCGCTCCCGCCTGCAGCTCGCCGCCTACGCCCGCGAAAAGGGCTTCGGCTGATCGCGCCCGCGTTGCAGCGCAAGCAGCAGCGCAGCCGCCCATGACCTAAGGGTATTCAAAGTCTTTTCGGGTACGTGTCGGTGTTCATCCGCGGCCCGTTTTCGTCCTTCAGGGTGCCCCTGCGCCCGGTATCGCTTCGCCTCATTCATCGCTTCACTCCCAGGACAGGCATTCGGCGCGCGTCATCCCGGAAATCCCTGTGGCAGTGCCATCGACCGTCCGTGCTGGCCATGTGATCGCTTCGACAGAAGTGTCGTGGAGCCCGCCACTGCGCGGGGCGGGTCGATGCTTGACCGTCGCCGTTCCGCTGTCTATCGTTCTGAAAAACAGAACACTACGCGGCATGAAGGATCTTTTCACCGGCCTGATCACCAGCAAGACGCGCATCCGGATCCTGATGCGGCTGTTCCTCAATCCCGAGGGCAACGCGTACCTGCGCGAGCTGGCCGAGGAGTTCGCGGTATCGCCGAGCCAGGTGAAGGAGGAACTCAGCCAGCTGAGTCAGGCCGGACTGCTCGAGAGCGAGAAGCAGGGCCGGCAGATCCACTACCGCGCGAACCGGCGCCACCCGCTGTTCCCGGAACTGCACTCGATGGTGCACAAGGCGCTCGGCATGGACCGCATCATCGACAGCGTGATCGAGCGGCTGGGCCGGTTGGAGCTCGCGTTCCTCCTCGACGACTATGCCGAGGGCCGGGACACGGGCATCATCGACCTGGGCCTGGTCGGCGACATCGACCCGGTCAACCTGGGCGACCTGGTGCGCAAGACCGAGCGCTACATTGGTCGGAAAATCCGGACCCTGGTGCTCTCCCGCGAGGAGTATGAGCGGATGCGGCCGGTGCTGGAGAAGCGCCCGCTGCTGCGGTTGTGGGCGCACCGTGAAACACCGCAGCGACAACTGGGCGCGGCATAGGCGGCGCGTCCGCAGGCAAGGCCCGGCCATGGGCCGACGTTCCGACCCGGCCGGCCCGTGATGGGACCGGGCCGGGCTCCCAGAGGCAGTTCCGTTCCGGACCTGTCGTGGCGGTAGCGTGCCCGGGGCTGGTCCTCCGGAACGCCCCGGCCGCACGAACGCAGCGAGGCACTCGCCGGGACGGGAATACGGCGCCACCTGCCGCTTCCGGGCGTGCCGCAGCGCTGCTGGTCGGGCGCCGCGGGTCCGCGCCCGGCGACCGCTTCCGCTGGTGCCGGGTCGTGGAGATCCCGGTCGATACCCTCGCGAGGGCGTTACACTACCCGGCTGACGACGCCGCCCGTCGCGGCAGACCACCCCAGCAGAGCACCTTCCTTTATGCACTACGCCCTGAGAAAACGCGCTCTCGTCACCGGCGGCGCCGGCTTCCTCGGTTCACACCTGTGTGAGCGGCTGCTGGAGCGCGGCGACGATGTG contains these protein-coding regions:
- a CDS encoding response regulator, with the protein product MNKEPADRQGGAAMNIGVVVADARPIVLEGLNALISSQPDMRVVARCERGGEALEAIRERRPDIAIVDLALPDQDGLALLRVLREQALPTRCVLFADALNDEQAVEATRLQVEGIVLKDMPTRLLLQCIRKVHDGGRWLETQSMTRVVDRLQRQEAQRSDLLGRLSPRELDVTRHVVAGLNNKDIAEELSLSVGTIKIHLHNIYEKLGIRSRLQLAAYAREKGFG
- a CDS encoding ArsR/SmtB family transcription factor, whose protein sequence is MKDLFTGLITSKTRIRILMRLFLNPEGNAYLRELAEEFAVSPSQVKEELSQLSQAGLLESEKQGRQIHYRANRRHPLFPELHSMVHKALGMDRIIDSVIERLGRLELAFLLDDYAEGRDTGIIDLGLVGDIDPVNLGDLVRKTERYIGRKIRTLVLSREEYERMRPVLEKRPLLRLWAHRETPQRQLGAA
- the gpmI gene encoding 2,3-bisphosphoglycerate-independent phosphoglycerate mutase, producing MADPRPTPRRPVILIIMDGVGVNPSKVNNAFAEANTPRLDEYLSTNSHTTLDASGRAVGLPAGQMGNSEVGHLTLGAGSIVRQDLVRIDDAISDGSFFDNDALLSAANAARSKDQPLHLIGLVSDGGVHSHIRHLLALVEICRRQEVQPIVHMITDGRDTPPRSALSYLPELERRLEEAGGRIASVCGRYYAMDRDKRWDRTERAFRAIAFAEGEPAESARAAIEAAYDAGETDEFIKPRIVGEPMPLDADAVCVLFNFRNDRPRQLTAALGMDSCTGFDRGDFHPVSTTCLTEYEPRFLSPIAFPPERPGTTLAGTIANAGIPQFHCAETEKYAHVTFFFNGGREEPNAGEDRVMVPSPSVDTYDQQPEMSAREVADETIAAMASGRYGFVLVNFANGDMVGHTAKREPLIQAVETLDSEVGRVLDAAREHEYSVILTADHGNCDEYIDPVTGEPHTQHTIYPVMCMVTDGKRWRLTTGGGLSDVAPTVLALMGVPQPKAMSGRSLLLDEVPDSA
- the gspC gene encoding type II secretion system protein GspC, with product MSASVLPRTVSIVLLLAIGVLAARVTWQIVEPQIRPPVSIEIRSDPGPAADREPSESPLAHVAGLALFGELGTPADPAPVVAPETRLRLRLLGLMAGDHPERGWAIIAEGGSQERLYTVGDTIAGQARLHQIHADRVILERDGRLETLRLPRADGNSGAVAGASPRAAAAAPAARGQPSLQRSEWLGDPERLMQAVQARPIIRAGELHGVELRPVRNAREFRQAGLQAGDVITSVNGIPLSAIDDIDRLLQDLAGQSRVDIVLERNGQSISLGIQLLD